GCACATCGCCTGCTTGGCACCGCGTCTTCGCTCATCGCCATCGAGCAGATCGACGACCTCGCGGGCGAGACGACCGCCGTCAACCTGCCCGGCACGGACCGCGAGCGTCCGAACTGGCGGCGCAAGCTCGCGGCGATGCCCTCGCTCGCGAAGCGATAGCTCGGCGATCGTGACAGAGACGTGACGCGGCTGCTTTCACCGCCGGAGACTTTGCGGTGACTTTTGCGTTATCGCGACACCCGAACCGATTGCTTCAAGCCGACAGCAAGAATAGTTTGCTTCATTCGCAATCGACGCGCGATTTGCGACCCATGGAGCCCGGCCTTGAGCATAGAACCGCAAACGGAAAAGTCCGACTTTCCCAATCCTCACGAGGCCCGTTTTCATCTCATCGGCGCAGGCATATCGTCCCTCGCGGCCGCCGCTTTCCTCATCCGCGACGGCAAGATCGCCGGACGTAACATCGCCATCTACGGCGACCAGCCGAGGCCCGGCGGCAGCCTCGATCAAGCGGGCTCCGTCGAAACGGGTTATGTGGCGCGCGGCAGCCGCGTGCTCGAACCCCATTATGTCTGCACGTTCGATCTGTTCTCGACCATTCCTTCGCTCGACGGCTCGCGTTCGGTCACGCAGGAGATTTTCGCCTGCAACGAGGCGCTGAAGACGAACGCGCATGCGCGCATCGTGCGCGGCGGCGAGAAGGTCGAATCGCCCGCATTCGGCCTCAGCGAAGAGCATCGCCTCGCCATCATCGACATCGCGCTGAGCCCCGAAAGCGTGCTCGGTTCGAGCGCGGTCAGGGATCACTTCGACGAGGCGTTCTTTTCGACCGGCTTCTGGACGCTGTGGGCCACGACCTTCGCCTTCCAGCCGTGGCACAGCGCGGTGGAGATGAAACGCTATCTGATGCGCTTCGTCCACATGATGCCGGGCTTCAGCCGCCTTCAGGGCTTCATGCGCACGCCCTATAACCAGTACGACACCATGGTGCGGCCGCTCGCGCGCTGGCTCGATCAGCGCGGCGTCCGCTACAAGACGGGCGCCGCGGTCACCGACATCCGCTTCGAGCGCATCGAGGACGCGCAGCGCCCCTCTGCTCTCATTCTGGAAAAGGACGGCGCGATCGAGGAGGTCAAACTCGACTCGAACGATTACACCATCATCACGCTGGGCTCGATGATCGACTCGGCATCCACCGGCGCCATGGACAAGCCCGCGCCATTCGAGCCGGGCCGGCGCGGCGCGGCATGGCGGCTGTGGGAAAAGATCGCCGAAGGACGTCCGGAGTTCGGCAAGCCGGCGGCGTTCGACAACCGCGTCGATCAGTCCAAATGGGTGTCTTTCACGGGCACGATGCGCGATCCGGCGTTCTTCCAGCTCGTGAAAAGCTTCACCGGCAACGTGCCGGGCGAAGGCGGTCTGATCACCTTCGCCGACTCGGGCTGGCTCCTTTCCATCACCCTGCCCCAGCAGCCGCATTTCATCGGCCAGCCTTATGGCGTC
The Rhodomicrobium lacus DNA segment above includes these coding regions:
- a CDS encoding oleate hydratase; its protein translation is MSIEPQTEKSDFPNPHEARFHLIGAGISSLAAAAFLIRDGKIAGRNIAIYGDQPRPGGSLDQAGSVETGYVARGSRVLEPHYVCTFDLFSTIPSLDGSRSVTQEIFACNEALKTNAHARIVRGGEKVESPAFGLSEEHRLAIIDIALSPESVLGSSAVRDHFDEAFFSTGFWTLWATTFAFQPWHSAVEMKRYLMRFVHMMPGFSRLQGFMRTPYNQYDTMVRPLARWLDQRGVRYKTGAAVTDIRFERIEDAQRPSALILEKDGAIEEVKLDSNDYTIITLGSMIDSASTGAMDKPAPFEPGRRGAAWRLWEKIAEGRPEFGKPAAFDNRVDQSKWVSFTGTMRDPAFFQLVKSFTGNVPGEGGLITFADSGWLLSITLPQQPHFIGQPYGVEVFWGYGLSVDRPGNFVKKPMAECTGREIMMEVLGHLNAEDKAARVLDNAIVIPRAMPYIMSEFLTRAPGDRPHVMPKGWWNLAFAGQFCELSDDTVFTVEYSVRSAQTAVYSLLQLDKAPPPVYKGHHNPVVLYKAFMSLTS